A window of Streptomyces sp. Je 1-332 genomic DNA:
GGGGTACGCGGCGGCGGCCTCCTCCTCACGGCCCTCGTACAGGGCCTGGGCGAACTTGGTCTTGACCACGGCGGGCGCGATGGAGTTGACGCGCACCTTGGGCGCGAACTCGTGCGCGAGCTGCAGGGTGAGGTTGACCATGGCGGCCTTGCTCATGCCGTACGCGCCGATGAACGGCGAGGGGGCGACGCCCGCCACGGAGGCGATGTTCACGATCGCGCCGCCGTTCTCGCTCTGCCAAGCCTTCCAGGTCTGCTGGGCGAAGCCGAGCGCCGAGATCACGTTGGTCTCGTAGACCTTGCGCGCCACGTTGAGGTCGAGCTCCGCCATCGGACCGAACACCGGGTTCGTACCGGCGTTGTTGATCAGGAAGTCGACCCGCCCGAAGGCCTCCATGGCGCGCTCGACGGCGACCGCCTGGTGGGCCTCGTCGTGGGCCTTGCCCGCGACGCCGATGACGCGGTCGGCGCCGAGCCTCTCGACGGCCTCCTTCAGCGCGTCCTCATTGCGTCCGGTGATGCACACGCGGTCACCGCGGGCGACGAGCGCCTCCGCGACGCCGTAGCCAATGCCGCGGCTCGCGCCCGTGATGAGCGCGGCCTTTCCGCTGTCCTGCACAGTCATCTCCGCATCCCTCCGGGAACAGAACTAGTTGAGCGGGCCGCCGGCCACGTACATGACCTGACCCGAGACGAAGCCCGCGGCGTCGCCCGTGAAGAAGGCGATGGCGTTGGCGATGTCGTCGGGGCGGCCGACGCGCTGCACCGGGATCTGCGTGGCGGCGGCGGCCTGGAAGTCCTCGAAGCCCATGCCGACGCGGTCGGCGGTGGCCTTGGTCATCTCGGTGACGATGAAGCCGGGGGCCACGGAGTTGGCGGTGACGCCGAACTTGCCGAGCTCCTTGGCGAGGGTCTTGGTGAAGCCCTGGAGTCCCGCCTTGGCCGCGGCGTAGTTCACCTGGCCGCGGTTGCCGAGCGCGGAGGACGAGGAGAGGTTCACGATCCGGCCGAACTTGGCGTCCACCATGTGCTTCTG
This region includes:
- a CDS encoding SDR family oxidoreductase; this translates as MTVQDSGKAALITGASRGIGYGVAEALVARGDRVCITGRNEDALKEAVERLGADRVIGVAGKAHDEAHQAVAVERAMEAFGRVDFLINNAGTNPVFGPMAELDLNVARKVYETNVISALGFAQQTWKAWQSENGGAIVNIASVAGVAPSPFIGAYGMSKAAMVNLTLQLAHEFAPKVRVNSIAPAVVKTKFAQALYEGREEEAAAAYPLGRLGVPEDIGGAAAFLTSSQSDWVTGQTLVVDGGIFLNAGVS
- the fabG gene encoding 3-oxoacyl-ACP reductase FabG is translated as MSTTEQRVAVVTGAARGIGAATAVRLAAEGRAVAVIDLDEAACKDTVTQITAAGGKAIAVGCDVSDEAQVEAAIARIADELGAPTILVNNAGVLRDNLLFKMSASDWDTVMNVHLRGAFLMSKACQKHMVDAKFGRIVNLSSSSALGNRGQVNYAAAKAGLQGFTKTLAKELGKFGVTANSVAPGFIVTEMTKATADRVGMGFEDFQAAAATQIPVQRVGRPDDIANAIAFFTGDAAGFVSGQVMYVAGGPLN